The genomic interval CGACGTAGAGCCGCGCAGCCAGGCCGACCTGGTGCTCGCCGACGTGATCAGAAACGTGCTGCCCGAACTGCAGCGCAAGTATGCCGGGTTGAACTACAGCCTGGAGGGACAGCACGCCGACCGGCGTAAGAGCATACAGGCCCTGCTCAAGGGGGAGTTGGCCATTCTGCTGGTGATTTTCGCCGTCCTGGCCATCCCCCTCAACAGCTACATCCAGCCCATCATCATCATGATCTCCATTCCCTTCGGGATCGTGGGCGCCGTCGTCGGTCACCTGATCATGGGCTACAGCCTGAGCCTGATGAGCATGTTCGGCGTGGTGGCCCTGACCGGCGTGGTGATCAACGATTCGCTGGTGCTCATCGACATGGCCAATCGCAACCGTATCCGCGAGATGACCGCCTATGAAGCCATCCTCCAGGCCGGGCAGATGCGCTTCCGCCCCATCATGTTGACCACCCTGACCACCTTCGGCGGGTTGGCCCCCATGATTTTCGAAACCTCCCGCCAGGCACGCTTTCTCATCCCCATGGCCATCTCCCTGGGTTTCGGTGTCGTGTTCGCCACCGTGATCACCCTGGCCCTGGTGCCGTCGATCTACATGATTCTGGAAGATGTCAAATGGGGTGCCCGGCGGATCTCGGCCATACTGCGCCATGTCCCTGAGGCAGCGGAGCGCGAACGGCCGACGCGTTGATTATTTGTCAGGGCGGATCGGCAACAGGACGGTAAAGGTGCTGCCCTGGTCCGGCGCGCTTTGAACCCGGATCCGGCCGCCCATGGCATCCACCAGGCCTTTGGCGATGGGCAGCCCCAGGCCGGTGCCGGTGATGTAGCGCGTTTTTTCGGTTTTGACGCGATAGAACCGCTCGAAGATCTTCTCCAGGTGGCGCGTCTCCATGCCGAAGCCGTTGTCCTGGATCCGCACTTCGACAAACCCGCCGTTCTCCTCCAGGAAGATATCGATGGCGCCTTTCTCGGGCGTGTAGTTGATGGCGTTGGTGATCAGGTTGCCGAAAATACTCTCCAGGGCCAGCGGGTCGGCCAGGAGGGCCGGCAGGGCCTTCCTAGGCCGGTGCAGCGAGATGGTCTGTTGTTTGCCGGCGGCTTTGGTATTGAGAAACGAGACGATATTTTCGATGATCTCTTCCGGTTGCACCCGTGCCGGCGCCTCGCTCACCACGCCGGATTCGATGCGGGAGAGATCCAGCAGATCGCCGATCAGAGAGATCAGTCCCTGGGTCTTTTCCTTTGCGCGGGCCAGCAGGTGGGCATCCGCGGCGGAAAGCTGCCCCACCAGGTCGGTGAGCACCATGGCCAGCTGTTCGTGGATGGTGGACAGGGGTGACCGCAGCTCATGCGACACCTTGGCCACGAATTCCCGCTTGAGGCGATCGAGGGCCTTCATGGCGGTGATATCCACGATGGTGACCACGGCCCCCAGGCACTGTCCCCGGGCCCCCAAAACCGGCTTTCCCCGGGCAAAGAGGTATCTCTCCTCGCCCACGCTGAATTCGTAGGTGGGGCCCTCTTCCGTATCGACATGGCATCCCTGGGAAAACTCCATGATCAGGCGGCGCAGCCCTTCGTCGTGAACATAGGCGTTCAGCGGCCGGCCAGCGCCGGTGTCGGCGGGCAGTTCCATATATTGGGCAAACGCGGGGTTGATCAGAACCACCTCGCCTTGGGTATCGGTGACCATGACGCCGATGGGCAGGGCGTTGATAATGGTGTGGACGCGGCTCTTCTCCAGCGAAAGATCCGAAAGCGTGCGCAACCGTTCCTGTTCGAGCTGAAGCGCGGCGCGTTCCAGGCGCATCTTTTCCAGGGCCCGGTTGATGGCGATGCGCAGCTGGTCGGGTTCAAAGGGTTTGGGCAGCAGGTCGTAGGCGCCGTTGCGCATGGCCTCGGCCGCGGTCTGGACCGTGCCGAAGCCGGTGATGATGATCACCACGATATGCGGATGACGTTCACGGATCGTGCCCAGCACCGCCATGCCGTTGATGTCCGGCAGTTTGAGGTCGAGCAGCACGATGTCGATCGCCTCGCGGGACAGGATGTCGAGCGCCTCTTTTCCCCGTCCGGCGGTCTCGGTTTTGAATCCCATGGGGCCCAGCACACGCATCAACGCGTCGCGGATTCTCGGTTCGTCATCAACGACCAGAACACCGACCGGCGGTTGCGTGTCAGGCATCGTTCTCTCCATCGGCAGGTTGGCGGATCGAGATCAGATAGGCTTCCCATTCCATGGGCAGCAGTTGCTTCTTCTTGGTGTTGCACGTCTTGCAGGCCGGCACGACATTGCTTTTGGTGGTCTTGCCGCCCCGTGCCAGCGGCACGATGTGGTCCATGGTCAGCTCCCGGGCCGGCACGGATTGCAGGCACCAGTAGCATTGGCCCTTGGCGCAACGGCGCTTCCACCATTGGGAGGCCCGCAGGTCACGCGCCTTGTTTCTCTCGGCGCTGATTTCCGAGGCTTCCTGGTCGAATGCATAGGGGCTGGGACGTTTGCTTTTAGCCATGGGCGTCGTTTTCCGTAAGGGAGCCGGATGTTTCTGCGGCAAAGAGACGAGTTTATCCAAATACGCAGAAAAATCAAGCCTTCTGCACCGTTCGCAGCGATTCGACCTGAATGCAATTCATTAGACCCGGTCCGGCGGGGCAGGTGGCCGATGCCACACGCCAAGCGGCCAAGTGCCGGTAAAATGCACGGCGGGCGGCCCAGAAACTCGCTGCGCTCAAACAGTCTGGGCCGCTTGTCCGCCGGTTGCATTCAACCGGCACTACAACGCATGGGTCACGTGGCCCTGGCCACCTGCCCCACCCGGGCCTGCCATGACCGTTGCGCTACGAATTTTTTTCAAACAACTTCTGGAATGCATGCCCGTCAGTCTGACTCACATTGAGTTAGAACTTCTGCAATTTTAAGGTCGACCGCCAGGCACCGACGGCCTGGGTGAGGATCTGGTAGTAGGCCTCCGATCCGCCCAGACCGGTGCGGCCGAAAAAATAGTTGATCTCCAGCATGAGGGGTTCGATTCGCCCGTCGGCCAGGCGGTGCGTGTCGAAAATGAAATCAAATCCGGCCAGTTGGAGGCCGCTGCGGTTGCAAAAATCAATGACGACCTCCTGTGCCGCGGCGGTCAGGGCCGGATCGCTCTCGAAATCGATGCGAGCACCGGCCGCCACGCTGCAGCCGAAACGGTTTTCGGTGGGCATGATACGCCAGTAGGAGATCAGGCGCAGGCCGATGACGGTCACCCGAAGGGCGCGCTGCGTGGTGGGGACGTACGCCTGGACGAGAAACCCGGTCTGACCGGTTCTCTCGCAGGCCCGCACACGGTCCAGGGCCGCCTGCATCTCGTGTTGGTCCGCGGCCCGGAAGATGGTGTCGCCCTGGCCGCCCCAGTCGAGCTTGACCACGGCCGGCAATTCGATTTCGGGCGCGCGGCTGTGGTAGTCTGCCAGTGTGTCATACAGGGCCGTCGGCGGATGGGCGACGCCATATTCGCGAAACAGGCGGATCTGTCCCCTTTTGCCGGGGTAATCGAAACGCACATCCAGATTGGGAAAGATGTGCGCGCAGTTGGCGCGGGCCATGCGGTAGAGCGATTCCCGGCATCCCTGGGGCAGGATGACCGCATCGGCCCTCCGGATGGCCGCCAAGTCGTCGGCCCCTGGATCGCGTCCGGCGCAGATCCGGTTCTCGTCCGCTTCGATGATGGGGTGAAACGATAGAATCATCACATGTCAATAACCGAATCGTTCGAGTGCCTTGGCGTCCCGGC from Desulfatitalea tepidiphila carries:
- a CDS encoding efflux RND transporter permease subunit, yielding EYYLEEMVLRTPGGGELPLVAAVDLSRGRAYTDINRREGRRIVTVTADVEPRSQADLVLADVIRNVLPELQRKYAGLNYSLEGQHADRRKSIQALLKGELAILLVIFAVLAIPLNSYIQPIIIMISIPFGIVGAVVGHLIMGYSLSLMSMFGVVALTGVVINDSLVLIDMANRNRIREMTAYEAILQAGQMRFRPIMLTTLTTFGGLAPMIFETSRQARFLIPMAISLGFGVVFATVITLALVPSIYMILEDVKWGARRISAILRHVPEAAERERPTR
- a CDS encoding ATP-binding response regulator; protein product: MPDTQPPVGVLVVDDEPRIRDALMRVLGPMGFKTETAGRGKEALDILSREAIDIVLLDLKLPDINGMAVLGTIRERHPHIVVIIITGFGTVQTAAEAMRNGAYDLLPKPFEPDQLRIAINRALEKMRLERAALQLEQERLRTLSDLSLEKSRVHTIINALPIGVMVTDTQGEVVLINPAFAQYMELPADTGAGRPLNAYVHDEGLRRLIMEFSQGCHVDTEEGPTYEFSVGEERYLFARGKPVLGARGQCLGAVVTIVDITAMKALDRLKREFVAKVSHELRSPLSTIHEQLAMVLTDLVGQLSAADAHLLARAKEKTQGLISLIGDLLDLSRIESGVVSEAPARVQPEEIIENIVSFLNTKAAGKQQTISLHRPRKALPALLADPLALESIFGNLITNAINYTPEKGAIDIFLEENGGFVEVRIQDNGFGMETRHLEKIFERFYRVKTEKTRYITGTGLGLPIAKGLVDAMGGRIRVQSAPDQGSTFTVLLPIRPDK
- a CDS encoding HNH endonuclease, with the translated sequence MAKSKRPSPYAFDQEASEISAERNKARDLRASQWWKRRCAKGQCYWCLQSVPARELTMDHIVPLARGGKTTKSNVVPACKTCNTKKKQLLPMEWEAYLISIRQPADGENDA
- a CDS encoding ATP-grasp domain-containing protein, with product MILSFHPIIEADENRICAGRDPGADDLAAIRRADAVILPQGCRESLYRMARANCAHIFPNLDVRFDYPGKRGQIRLFREYGVAHPPTALYDTLADYHSRAPEIELPAVVKLDWGGQGDTIFRAADQHEMQAALDRVRACERTGQTGFLVQAYVPTTQRALRVTVIGLRLISYWRIMPTENRFGCSVAAGARIDFESDPALTAAAQEVVIDFCNRSGLQLAGFDFIFDTHRLADGRIEPLMLEINYFFGRTGLGGSEAYYQILTQAVGAWRSTLKLQKF